From Gossypium raimondii isolate GPD5lz chromosome 11, ASM2569854v1, whole genome shotgun sequence:
tctccacagggatagaattaaatatagaagtggttaagttattataatgaattatgattaatgttatggcaaaacCAAGTTAAGTGCAtagtggtaaattaaaatagtaagGATGTGTGCAAAATGTATATTGACTAATACTGGTAAATACTAAGGCAAAGCAAGAGTAAAAGTGCAATGACAATTAAGAGAATAACTACGTGAATAATACGTGagcgaataaataaataactaagggCAAAGATACTATAACAAAGGATAAGGGTCTATTATGTTGAATTGGATGGTTgagattactaagaatctgccCTTACTTTCAGTAATGCCTTAGGAAAATTGTACTCAATCTATTGCTCAGAAGAGACTGAAAGTGactgatacgatctcggtttagtagttgaacccgagtcgtttagttcccgatcaTAAACGAACAAGTATATTAGACAAGAAGAAGATAGAATCTATTTGAGTTCAAAGAAGTAAAGTAAGTCagtgcaaagttggatgtggatttggtttaagtcgaaatggtatgacTAGAATGGTCGAGTTCGGTTTaggattaattaagaaatggtatttggttttggtacgttttggtatttgggaattggtacgaaatggtaagggatttggtacgaaatggtaatggttgaaaaaggtcaagagtgaaccaacactaaagaagagtgttgacccgaaacttataggaccaaattgagttggaaatggttgataaggaccttgacccgatacttagtaaagtatgaaccaaaggtatcaaaggtgaacgccacactcgggtttagggagtgataagttcgaaagaaagactcggaaagacgccactagaagctagataagtcttacgggtctcgaacgaaatttgagagaaaatgcctaacaaatttggcagcaattccttacttaaaatctcaaaagtcctttacaaagtataatttcagctatttataagcaacacctaagctagccgaatggccacttacattccttaaaaattaagcaaatgaatcacttaaatgaactagctagattcggttgaacatggagctccattagacaccttctagatgaagcattggacttgggaaaacttggatgatgcatggatagctaggttcggccaatgggcataaattagctcatttatgttgCAACTTTTGGCTGAAAAGTGACCAGTAATTAAGAGGATAATGAGCAGCCAATTCAAGTGTGAAAGCTCAACATCGAAGAGTCATGGACTGTGAACACATggaaccgaaaagccaagatgcatccagcaaatgtgaaaggaattaatgggcagctttggagttggaaacattaGCTCCCTTGGCCGAATAGTCACCTAGGAATGTTGAATTCACTCACCAATTTGATACATGTATCTCCGGTGCAATGTATCtaacatgcatgcaccttgctAAAATGAATCTCCAAATTCGGCTAACCTTGTTAAATGATCCCACACATTCgccaacctatataaataagaagaactaaaattaatatgatatttagtgaacaaaattaatattaaaaccatgaaacattaattcggtcaactatatcactaaaatcactcattaaattctaaaagattAAAGCAACtttaaatcatgtaataaaacttgacatattaaaacatgcaacaaacatattaataagtcgtaataaactaattaaatctactaaaataaacattcactattaaattaatgtctagttgatattGAGTGAATTAGAAATGTTTGAGTGAAGTTGAGCTAATTGAGCtcattgaatgaaatggaagttaattcatttcgtattaaagtgcacggattgcttttcgagttggtccaagcttcctcgatgtgaccaaccaagatctcgccccaaactttgttAACTAAAGCCGAAACaacctccttgaattgtttagctcgtgatcgggtgattgGACCTTAGGGCAACTCCAACGGCtccttgttcgagctaggtaggacttgaggcgtggccgtatcaTCCTCCCCCTCTTTAAAGTGATTTTCCCTCAAATCGGAATCTGCATGAAAAGGGGATAAGTCAGAGACATTAAAACTTGCGCTTATATTATACTCACCTGGTAGATCAAGTCGATAGGAATTCTCGTTGATTCGCTCCAAAACTTGAAAAGGTCCGTCACCACGCGGTAGTAGCTTTGACCTTCGTTGGGCGGGAAAACGTTCCTTTCTCatgtgaacccaaacccaatcaccCGGTTCGAAGATAACTCTTTTACGACCCTTGTTCGCCTTACGAGTATAACTTTCGGTTCTTGCTTCAATGTTGGCTCGAACTCTCCGATGTAACTCCTTTACATATTCGGCCTTTTTTCTAGCATCTGCATGGATAAGTTGATCATTAGGCAAAGACACTAAATCTAAAGGAGTTAACGggttaaatccataaacgattTCAAAAGGAGAGTGTTTGGTTGCCGAATGAACGGATCAGTTGTACGCAAATTCAATATGCGGTAGACACTCTTCCCACGACTTGAGATTTTTCCGTATGATGGCTCGTAACAAAGTTGATAACACTCGGTTGACCACTTCCGTTTGGCCATCGGTTTGGGGGTGGCAGGTGGTTGATTATAGCAACTTAGTTCCGAGCTTTCCCCATAATGACctccaaaagtgactaaaaaACTTGGCGTCTCGATCAGAAACAATCGTCCTTGGGATGCCATGCAAGCGAACAATTTCCTTAAAGAAAAGATTAGCAATGTGAACGGCATCATCAGTTTTTGAACACGAaataaaatgagacatttttgAGAAgcgatcaacaacaacaaaaatagaatCCTTCCCCGTTTTGGTTCTTGGTAATCCAAGGACAAAATCCATGGAAATGTCTTCCCAAGGTGCGTCGGGTATAGGGAGGGTGTATCTGATAGTGCGGTTTAATCTTGGATTTGGCCTTCTTACACGTCACGTATCACGCACAAATTCGCTCGACGTCCCTTTTCATCTTCGGCCAATACAAATGTTCTTGGAGAGTTGCTAAAGTTTTTCCCACACCGAAATGGCCCATGAGACCGCCGCTATGTGCCTCATGTACTAATACATCTCGTATGGAACTCCGCGGCACACACAATTTTCCTTCTCTAAAAAGGAAACCATCGTACCTATAAAACTTATCAATAACAACATTTGAACACGCAATAAACATTTCTCCAAAATCATCATCGGTAGCATAGAGATCTTTCAACAAGGCAAAACCAAGCAATTTAGAATCCAAATACGATAAAAGTGTATACCTTCTTGAAAGGGCGTCAGCCACGATattttccttaccctttttattttttatgacatATGGAAACGATTCCAAATACTCTACCCACTTAGCATGGCGTTTATTTAATTTGTGCTGACCTTTAATATGCTTTAATGCTTCATGATCCGAATGGATCACAAACTCCTTCGGCCACAAATAATGCTGCCAAGTCTCGAGAGCACGAATAAGTGCATACATCTCCTTGTCATAAACGAGATAATTCAACACGGCTCCATTCAACTTCTCGCTAAAGTAAACGATCGGTCTTCCATCTTGAGTTAGCACGGCACCTATTCCTACACCTGAGGCAtcacactcaatttcaaatgtcTTAGAAAAATCAGGCAATGCTAACAAAGGAGCTTTAGTAAGACAAtctttaataatgttaaaagaattttcttgatcTTCGCCCCAATAAAAGGTTGAGTTCTTCTTGATGGTGCTTGTCAACGGTGCAGCTAACGTGCTAAAATTAGGCACAAAACGCCTATAGAAGCTTGCCAAGCCATGGAAACTTCGCACTTGACTTATGCTCGTCGGTCTCGGCCATTCCTGAATCGCTTTAATCTTTTCACTATCTACTTCAAGGCCCTCCGAGCTAACCACGAAACCTAAAAAGATAACTTTGTCAGAACAAAATGTACACTTTTTAAGATTAGCATACAAAGTCTCTCTTCTAAGAACTTCTAAAACAGTTCGCAAATGAATTACATGCTCATCTAACGATTTACTATATATAAGgatatcatcaaaatacacaacgcAAAACTTACCAATGAAATTTCGTAAAACATAGTTCATAAGTCTCATAAAAGTACTAGGGGCGTTGGTTAAgccgaatggcattaccaaccattcatacaaaccatgtTTCGTTTTAAAAGCGGTTTTCCACTCGTCACCTTCTCGCATACGAATCTGGTGGTATCCGCTTTTGAGATCAATTTTTGAGAACAACTTTGCACCACTTAACTCATTGAGCATGTCATGAGCATGTCATCCAAGCGCGGTATGGGATGCCTATacttaatagttattttatttacggTGCGACAATCGACACACATGCGCCACGTTCCGTCCTTCTTAGGCACCAACAAAACCGGTACGGCACATGGACTAAGACTTTCTCGAATGTAGCCCTTTTCCATGAGTTCGTTAACTTGACgttgaagctctttggtctcTTCGGGATTGGTTCGGTACACCGGTCGGTTTGGAATAACGGCTCCAGGCACAAAATCGATTTGGTGCTCGATCCCACGAAGTGGTGGCAACCCACTCGGCACTTCATCCGGAAAAACGTCTTGGAATTCCTGCAAAAGAGACAAAATAGAAGAAGGGGGATCTCTGGATAAGTCGTTAGTgttaaacaaattttccttaTACATAAGTACAAGGATCGGTTGTCTTGCCAAAAACGCTTTTCGAACATCACTTACTTTTACAAagacatttaatttttcattcactttttctttttcatctttttcttttctcgctctcttttcattctctttttttgaattttctttctttttttcatttttcttttcttttgtattttcgctcttttctttttctctcatttgatcTACGGAAATTTTCAGCTTAAGTTGATCCTCATAGACTTGCTTTGGCGTCAATGGGGCTAAGGTTACATTTCTCCCCATATGCTTGAAAGAATATCGATTTGAGTAACCATCGTGCATGACTCGacgatcaaattgccatggATGGCCCAATACCAAGTACCCGCGTGCATTGGAACAACAGCGCATAGCACTTCATCGGAATATTTTCCaatagaaaatgaaactaaaactTGCTTTGTCACCTTTAACTCTCCTCCATCGTTGAGCCATTGAAGTTTGTACGGATTTGGATGCTTGGTGGTTGGTAGATTCAACTTTTCCACCATGAGAGTACTCGCCACGTTCGTACAACTTCCTCCATCGATGATGACGCTACATAGCTTTCCTTGTACTTGACAACGAGTATGGAAGATGTTTTCTCGTTGTTGCTCATCGTCGATGCTTTGGATACTTAGGCTCCTTTTGACTACTAGGAGTTCTCCATCAAGAGCGTGCTCCACTTCTTCTTCATTGTTAGAGACGGTTTCAGGCTCATCTTCAAGCTCTTCTTCCTCCGATTCTATTTCTCCATTTGCTCGAATCACCATGACGTTGCGGTTGGGACATTGACTCGCAATGTGGCCCCTTCCAAGgcacttaaaacacttaatatccCTTGAACGATTAGCAAATGATTCGGTTGCCTTACCTTTGCTCGTATCGCCCATAGGTTTGTTTACTTTAGCAGGCACCATTGGCTCCTTGGCACGACTAGGAGGACTAGTTTTACTCGAGCTTTGCCCCCATCTAGTTGTGCTTGGGGTAGGATAACTTCGGGTGGTACTTTTTCGTTTAAGTTGCTTCTCTACCTTAATGGCCATATGTACCATGTCCACAATCTCGATGTAATGTTGCAATTCCACAATGTTGGCGATGTCTCGATTGAGACCAGCAAGGAATCGCGCCATCGTTGCTTCATGATCTTCTTGGACATCGGCTCGGATCATTGCgatctccatctctttgaaCTAATCCTCAACACTCTTTGAGCCTTGAGTaagattttaaagtttttgataAAGTTCCCGATGGTAATAGGAGGGAATGAATCGGCGTCGCATCACGGCCTTCATCTCAGCCCAAGTTGATATTGGCCTTTCCCCATTCCTTCTTCGGCTTGTagtgagttgatcccaccaaATCATAGCGTAATCGGAGAATTCTATGGCCGCCAACTTCACCTTTTTGATCTCGGAATAATTATGACAATCAAAAACCAATTCGATCTTCTTCTCCCATTCCAAGTATGCTTCCGGATCAGATTTTCCTTGAAAGGATGGAATGGATAGTTTAATGTTCCTTAAGTCGTCATCCATGCGTCTTTGATTCCGATTACCTCGGTTCCTTTGACCTCTTCGTCCTTCACTTATGTTTGATCCTTGATCACTTTCGGCTTCATTCGGATCATATAGGTCGTCTTGATTGATTTCCAATTGGTCTCGCCTTCTTTGCGGCCCTTGGGGTGTACGCTCTCGTTGATACCCCAATTCAACTCGATCCAATCGTTCGTTAACTGATTCTAACTTACCTCGGATCATGCGTTGGATTTCTCATAACAAGGCTTGTTGAGCCAAATCCGGCACTCCACCTCCTCCAGGCGCAATGTTTCGGATTGGTTGCCTTCCACCTCCTTCCGCCATATTTCGTTCAGGACTTTgagacatgaaaataaaaccTCACAACAAAACCTCACGAATCTCtcgaaaagaaagaataacactccactcgtgtttcactcaatttttttggctttttcttttgatgtaacTCTCACGCCCTTTTCCACTCAATTTCCTCTCGTGATTTCATAAGCGACTCGTCGTGACCTTATCGTAGTTCAATAGGTCGGCTTCAAATGGCTTCACAAGGGTTTGATGTTAGGTTACGggtaggctaaaagcaacaagaaaGGCTTTAGGCTAAGTGTGGCTTAGAAGATGAATAGAAGAGAATGCCAAACTTACAAACTCGAAagacttcttttatttttgatatcgaaattttttttttcaatagcGTGAAATTTCACTAAGAGCGATATAGAAGAGTGTAGAATGTgatcttggaaaaatttttgTTGAAGCGTCTCCAGACTCttttttttacggatctttcacattcttttcgtccgcacctagaccgtatacaatttttttctttttttttcaatttttttttattttttttcaaaattttttttcacgaGTCTACTTACTCCGACTCTTCTCGAACGTCCGTTCTTCTCGTTTTAACCagctttgataccaaatgatCCGATCTCagtttagtagttgaacccgagtcgtttagttcccgatcgtaaacgaagaagtatatTAGACAAGAAGAAGATAGAATATATTTGAGTTCAAAGAAGTAAAGTAAGTCcgtgcaaagttggatgtggatttggtttaagtcgaaatggtatgacTAGAATGGTCGAGTTCGGTTTaggattaattaagaaatggtatttggttttggtacgttttggtatttgggaattggtacgaaatggtaagggatttggtacgaaatggtaatggttcaaaaaggtcaagagtgaaccaacactaaagaagagtgttgacccgaaacttataggaccaaattgagttggaaatggttgataaggaccttgacccgatacttagtaaagtatgaaccaaaggtatcaaaggtgaatgccacactcgggtttagggagtgataagtttgaaagaaagactcggaaagacgccattagaagctagataagtcttacgggtctcaaacgaaatttgagagaaaatgcctcacaaatttggcagcaatttgttacttaaaatctcaaaagtcctttacaaagtaaaatttcagctatttataagcaacacctaagctagccgaatggccacttacattccttaaaaattaagcaaatgaatcacttaaatgaactagctagattcggctgaacatggagctccattagacaccttctagatgaagcattggacttggaaaaacttggatgatgcatggatagctaggtttggccaatgggcataaattagctcatttatgttgcaacttttggctgaaaagtgaccagcaattaagaggATAATGAGCAGCCAATTCAAGTGTGAAAGCTTAACATTGAAGAGTCATGCAGTGTGAACACATggaaccgaaaagccaagatgcatccagcaaatgtgaaaggaattaatgggcgctttggagttggaaacattagctccttggcgaatagtcacctaggaatgttgaatttagctcaccaatttgatgcatgtatctccaggtgcaatgtatctaacatgcatgcaccttgctAAAATGAATCTCCAAATTCGGCTAACCTTGTTAAATGATCCCACACATTTGgccaacctatataaataagaagaactaaaattaatatgatatttagctgaacaaaattaatattaaaaccatgaaacattaattcggtcaactatatcactaaaatcacttattaaattaaagacATTAAAGCAACtttaaatcatgtaataaaacttgacatattaaaacatgcaacaaacatattaataagtcgtaataaactaattaaatctacttaaataaatatttagctattaaattaatgtctagttgatattgagtgaattgaaaatgtttgagtgaagttgagctaattcgagctcattgaaatgaaatggaagTTAATTATTTCGTATTAAAGTGCACGGATTGCTtttcgagttggtccaagcttcctcgatgtgaccaaccaagatctcgccccaaactttgttaactaaagccgaaacagcctccttgaattgtttagctcgtgatcgggtgatgggaccttggggcaactccaacggctccttgttcgagctaggtaggacttgaggcgtggccgtatcaGTGACCTACTTCTTTCGAGAGAAAAATCTCAAGTTTCCTGGCCTATGTTATAGGCCTTAGTACGGTAACTTGCACTATTTTATGTTCATTCTATTGAAACGctactctatgtctagagtctgcTGCAACTATTTGGGTGAATATCTGtttgta
This genomic window contains:
- the LOC105801125 gene encoding uncharacterized protein LOC105801125, which codes for MEIAMIRADVQEDHEATMARFLAGLNRDIANIVELQHYIEIVDMVHMAIKVEKQLKRKSTTRSYPTPSTTRWGQSSSKTSPPSRAKEPMVPAKVNKPMGDTSKGKATESFANRSRDIKCFKCLGRGHIASQCPNRNVMVIRANGEIESEEEELEDEPETVSNNEEEVEHALDGELLVVKRSLSIQSIDDEQQRENIFHTRCQVQGKLCSVIIDGGSCTNVASTLMVEKLNLPTTKHPNPYKLQWLNDGGELKVTKQVLVSFSIGKYSDEVLCAVVPMHAGTWYWAIHGNLIVESCTMEFQDVFPDEVPSGLPPLRGIEHQIDFVPGAVIPNRPVYRTNPEETKELQRQVNELMEKGYIRESFVVSSEGLEVDSEKIKAIQEWPRPTSISQVRSFHGLASFYRRFVPNFSTLAAPLTSTIKKNSTFYWGEDQENSFNIIKDCLTKAPLLALPDFSKTFEIECDASGVGIGAVLTQDGRPIVYFSEKLNGAVLNYLVYDKEMYALIRALETWQHYLWPKEFVIHSDHEALKHIKGQHKLNKRHAKWVEYLESFPYVIKNKKGKENIVADALSRRYTLLSYLDSKLLGFALLKDLYATDDDFGEMFIACSNVVIDKFYRYDGFLFREGKLCVPRSSIRDVLVHEAHSGGLMGHFGVGKTLATLQEHLYWPKMKRDVERIYLVSLPNDQLIHADARKKAEYVKELHRRVRANIEARTESYTRKANKGRKRVIFEPGDWVWVHMRKERFPAQRRSKLLPRGDGPFQVLERINENSYRLDLPDSDLRENHFKEGEDDTATPQVLPSSNKEPLELP